The stretch of DNA CTAGTCGGTGATTATTCCGAAAATCCATTTGAAGGTTTAGGAAACGATATTCCTATGTTAGCTCTTTGCAGAACAATAGAAATTGACCTTAGAGAAATGTTGGACGAAACCGATCTTCCAGCTCCTATTCAAGCGAAAAATGGAGTGTTAATGTAAAGGTTTACTGGATAAAAAAAAGCCATGTCTATTAATTTAATACTTCGTGGATTAACATGGCTTTTTTTTATCTGTTTCTAATATTATTACTGTATAAAATTTAGTAGATCAACATACTGGTATCTCTAGTTTCTACACTAATCTTAATAAAAGATGACTTTTCTTCATAAGAAGAATCGCTATCGTATATAGGAGTATAAGTAAACATCATATCTGTTGACGGATATTCATTCATATACCCCAAAGGGTTATGCATATTGACTTCTAGATTATTCACATACTCTATATATGGCTTTATTCCTATATTTAATAGTTCATCATATTTAATATATACATTTACTTTAAGGTAATATTTCTTGTTAGAAAAACCATTCTTAACATCTCTTGATAAAGTATCAATAACATATTCCCCAAAAAGCTTAACATGCTCATTCAACTGACTATGATTAAATTTTGAGTTAAAATACAAATAACAGGAAGGGATTTTAATCTCATTCTTGAGGTTACTTTTTCCTAGCTTCTCCCCTTTCATTTCCACAGAAACAGGAGTTTCTTCACAAGCGACAATAAAGAATATTAGACTAATTACTCCCAATAATAATTTTTGCATATCGCTTTGATTGTTTAGCTTCTCCAATAGATATTATGTTAATTTTTGCTATTCCTCTCCCATCTATTTTTCCTATCATTCCATCTAAATACTTTTTTATAGTTAATCCCCTCATTCTTCCTAAATTAAAGTTGTCTATTTCTTTCCCTGTGTGTGAGGTATACCCCTCTATTGTGATAACCATTTCCCTATTTTTTACAGCAGCTAGTGTTGCTTTATCCAAAGATAGCCACCACTGATGTAATTCCTTAAATTGTGTATTAGATAGTTCTGCCTGATTCTCCCGTTCAAATACCAACTCCTTTTCTATAGTCTGAAAAGGAACAATATCTGTAACTTGAATTTGTATACCAACAAGTGTATTGCTAAGCACTTGCTTCTCATACTTCACTCCTTCCTCATCTTTTGCTGGTGTTGTTGCTGCCCCTTTTATGCTAATTGAATGGTTACGTTCATTGTATTGCGCCGATAATTCTACTGAATATTCTTGAATCAAATCAGGTTTAGAAGCTTCTATAATTTTATCTGCAATCCTACTAAACGATAATTTCCCATTGGGCTGAATAGCTACTTCACAATAATGATCCTTAATGATATATTCTGCTTTATGATGCAATCCCCCTATCCCATGCCAATAATCTATGTTTGCTTTAGTCCAAATACTAATATGGTAATTGGCATTTGCTGAAAGGGCAATATTTTTTTGCCCCTCTTGGTCGAGCTCTATTTTTGTATTTATAATTTCCTGACCATCTTGCATCCCCCAACCTTGGATATTCACAAATGTTTCCAAAGAAAAATCTACCCAAAAATCTACTCCTTTTTTGATCGGGTCATCAAGCAATTGCTGTTTTATTTTTTTTACCTTCTGTTGTAAACGATTCAATTGCTCTTGCTCCTCTTCCGAAATAGTGCCATCCTCAGCATATAATTGAGTATATTTATTCAATTCTTGCTCAATCTTTTCTAATACCTTTAAATCTTTAGGGGGCAGTTTATCATTTTTGTTTTGCATAATTCTTTATTGAGCACTCATTTTCAAATCATTACAAAACACAAGATACAATTATCGTAAAAAAATCCACTTTACTAGACACTTATTTTTGTTCTATAATAAAATAAACAATTAATACGATGTTTTTTGACTCACAACAGTCCTCACTTTGGGCTTTACTACCTGAAATTCAACTCTTCTATTGATGGCTCGCCCCTGATGGGTTGCATTATTCTCAATAGGATTTTGTCAACCAAAGCATTAAAATACTGATTATTAGATTAATACAAGATACTTTTTTATGCTTTTTGTTAACTGTCTCATGAGCATAGCGAACTAAAAAACTAAAAACCACGCAGAACCCAGCTTGCTGGCTCACGAGTGATAACGAACCGACCTCAGGTAGCTCATAAGCGCTAGCGCACTAGCTAACCTAGTACCGCAGGTACCACGTAGTAGCAACGCAGTTAATCAGCAGAGTATTAGTATTAATACATTAGTCTATTAATCTGAACAACAAAATATTCTTCTTCTTTTGACTGAAGATCCTCAATACTTGT from Aureispira anguillae encodes:
- a CDS encoding OmpA family protein, producing the protein MQNKNDKLPPKDLKVLEKIEQELNKYTQLYAEDGTISEEEQEQLNRLQQKVKKIKQQLLDDPIKKGVDFWVDFSLETFVNIQGWGMQDGQEIINTKIELDQEGQKNIALSANANYHISIWTKANIDYWHGIGGLHHKAEYIIKDHYCEVAIQPNGKLSFSRIADKIIEASKPDLIQEYSVELSAQYNERNHSISIKGAATTPAKDEEGVKYEKQVLSNTLVGIQIQVTDIVPFQTIEKELVFERENQAELSNTQFKELHQWWLSLDKATLAAVKNREMVITIEGYTSHTGKEIDNFNLGRMRGLTIKKYLDGMIGKIDGRGIAKINIISIGEAKQSKRYAKIIIGSN